Proteins found in one Helicobacter sp. NHP19-003 genomic segment:
- a CDS encoding RNA polymerase sigma factor FliA, producing MSSTPYLDHIQSSQDELAIQYLPAVRSMAFRLKERLPSSVDFNDLVSVGTEELIKLSRRYDVALNDSFWGYAKTRVNGAMLDYLRSLDVVSRASRKLIKSIDNEITKYYNEHGQEPDDVYLAEVLNEDIAKIRDAKAASDIYAHVPMDEQFSVLEQDNITKKLEFEELLSAIQATLKTMTDREQLLIQLYFFEELNLSEIREILGITESRISQIIKEVIKKVRKSLGERNG from the coding sequence TTGAGCAGCACGCCTTATTTAGACCACATCCAAAGCTCCCAAGATGAGCTGGCGATCCAATACTTGCCCGCCGTGCGTTCGATGGCGTTCCGCTTAAAAGAACGCTTGCCCAGCTCTGTAGACTTTAACGATTTGGTTTCTGTAGGCACAGAAGAGCTCATCAAGCTCTCTAGGCGTTACGATGTCGCCTTAAACGACTCGTTTTGGGGCTATGCCAAGACGCGGGTCAATGGAGCGATGTTAGATTATTTACGCTCTTTAGATGTGGTGTCGCGCGCATCGCGCAAGCTCATTAAAAGCATCGACAACGAAATCACCAAGTATTACAACGAACACGGGCAAGAACCCGATGATGTCTATTTGGCAGAGGTCTTAAACGAGGACATTGCCAAAATTAGAGACGCAAAGGCGGCGTCTGACATTTACGCCCATGTGCCCATGGACGAGCAATTTAGTGTCCTAGAACAAGACAACATCACCAAGAAACTAGAGTTTGAAGAGTTGTTAAGTGCGATCCAAGCCACGCTTAAAACCATGACCGATCGCGAACAGCTCTTGATCCAGCTGTATTTTTTTGAAGAGTTGAATTTGAGCGAAATCCGCGAGATTTTAGGGATCACCGAGTCGCGTATTTCGCAAATCATTAAAGAGGTGATTAAAAAGGTACGCAAATCTCTAGGAGAGAGAAATGGCTGA
- a CDS encoding iron-sulfur cluster assembly scaffold protein: protein MGKNNLLGGALWDAYSKEVSRRMDNPTHLGVLTEEDAKVRGARLIVADYGAESCGDAVRLYWLIDPKTDQIIDAKFKSFGCGTAIASSDMMVELCLGKRVQEAVKITNLDVERGLRDHPDVPAVPGQKMHCSVMAYDVIKQAAGQYLGKNPEDFEDEIIVCECARVSLGTIKEVIKLNDLKSVEEITNYTKAGGFCGSCIRPGGHEAREYYLVDILQEVRSEMEAEKRKEVAQKSLEGDLSFIEMTMVQKVKAIDKTIDTHIRPMLMMDGGNLEVLDIKEGGGFVDVYIRYMGACDGCASAATGTLFAIEGVLQEHLDENIRVLPI from the coding sequence ATGGGAAAAAATAATTTACTAGGTGGGGCTTTATGGGACGCTTACTCTAAAGAAGTGAGCCGACGCATGGACAATCCCACACATTTAGGGGTACTCACAGAAGAAGATGCCAAAGTTAGGGGGGCAAGGCTCATTGTCGCCGACTATGGGGCGGAGTCTTGTGGGGATGCGGTGCGCCTTTATTGGCTCATTGACCCCAAGACCGATCAAATCATCGATGCCAAGTTTAAAAGCTTTGGGTGTGGTACAGCCATTGCCAGCTCGGACATGATGGTGGAGCTGTGCCTAGGCAAAAGAGTACAAGAGGCGGTGAAGATCACCAACTTAGATGTGGAGAGGGGGCTAAGGGATCACCCCGATGTGCCCGCTGTGCCCGGGCAAAAAATGCACTGTTCGGTGATGGCCTATGATGTGATCAAGCAAGCTGCGGGGCAGTATTTGGGCAAAAACCCCGAGGATTTTGAGGACGAGATCATCGTGTGTGAGTGCGCTAGGGTGAGCCTTGGCACCATCAAAGAGGTGATTAAATTAAACGACCTCAAGAGCGTGGAGGAGATCACCAATTACACCAAAGCGGGGGGCTTTTGTGGGAGCTGTATACGCCCCGGTGGGCACGAGGCACGGGAGTATTATCTGGTAGATATTTTGCAAGAGGTGCGCTCAGAAATGGAGGCAGAGAAACGCAAAGAAGTGGCGCAAAAATCTTTAGAGGGGGATTTGAGTTTTATCGAGATGACCATGGTGCAAAAGGTCAAGGCGATCGACAAGACCATCGATACGCACATCCGCCCCATGCTGATGATGGATGGGGGGAATTTGGAGGTCTTAGACATCAAAGAGGGTGGGGGGTTTGTGGATGTTTATATCCGCTACATGGGGGCATGCGATGGGTGTGCGAGTGCAGCCACAGGGACACTCTTTGCCATTGAGGGGGTGTTGCAAGAGCATTTAGACGAGAACATCCGGGTGTTGCCCATTTAG
- a CDS encoding HpaA family protein: MHKNLVLLGSLAGLLITGCAMDSGNTSGANAPEAPKKHRVVANKGDTILNFNYPVNIAQEPLNHHTVGILAPHIQVTDNLTPYIDQFQDALINQIAEIFQKRGYQVVRLTTEKAMTPEQKHKMWSVLDMGGWIGILEDVKMNTDNPGKDNVDVFVDQSSGSVWFKFFEPETGRIIHNFGVEVGTKQAFTHRYTYKTTNSGGFSGPNIASQTELDKNNDDAIRKILNEMYPLVMKKLVNELSDANINRYRQAIEQIKK; encoded by the coding sequence ATGCATAAAAATCTTGTTTTGTTAGGGAGTTTGGCGGGCTTGCTGATCACAGGCTGTGCAATGGATAGTGGTAACACCAGCGGTGCCAATGCGCCAGAAGCACCCAAAAAGCACAGGGTGGTGGCAAATAAGGGCGACACGATTTTAAATTTTAATTACCCTGTCAACATCGCTCAAGAGCCCTTGAATCACCACACCGTGGGGATTTTAGCCCCCCACATCCAGGTAACAGACAACCTAACGCCCTACATTGATCAGTTCCAAGACGCTTTGATCAACCAAATCGCAGAGATTTTCCAAAAACGGGGCTACCAAGTGGTACGCTTGACGACTGAAAAGGCCATGACCCCTGAGCAAAAACACAAAATGTGGTCTGTGCTCGACATGGGCGGCTGGATCGGGATTTTAGAAGATGTCAAAATGAACACTGACAATCCGGGGAAAGACAATGTGGATGTTTTTGTGGATCAAAGTTCAGGATCGGTGTGGTTTAAATTCTTTGAACCTGAAACCGGGCGCATCATCCACAACTTCGGCGTGGAAGTGGGCACAAAACAAGCCTTCACCCACCGCTACACTTACAAAACCACAAATTCCGGTGGGTTTTCTGGCCCTAACATCGCGAGCCAAACAGAATTAGATAAAAACAATGACGATGCCATCCGCAAGATCCTTAACGAAATGTACCCCTTGGTCATGAAAAAATTGGTTAATGAGCTCTCCGATGCCAACATCAACCGCTACCGCCAAGCGATCGAGCAGATCAAAAAATAG
- the aroQ gene encoding type II 3-dehydroquinate dehydratase: protein MKILVIQGPNLNMLGHRDPRLYGPVTLEQIHENMENFAKQNELELEFFQSNFEGEIIDKVQECVGSDVEGIIINPGAFSHTSIAIADAIMLADMPVIEVHLTNIFAREEFRKVSHTGAVSAGVVTGFGAFGYHVAMIAMMQILAEIKAIKESQANQQLEAKE, encoded by the coding sequence ATGAAAATTCTTGTCATTCAGGGGCCTAATTTAAACATGTTGGGGCACAGAGACCCTAGGCTGTATGGTCCCGTAACCTTGGAGCAGATCCACGAAAACATGGAAAATTTTGCCAAACAAAATGAGTTAGAATTAGAGTTTTTTCAAAGCAATTTTGAGGGTGAAATCATTGATAAAGTCCAAGAGTGCGTGGGCAGCGATGTGGAGGGGATCATCATCAATCCAGGAGCGTTCTCCCACACTTCCATCGCCATTGCCGATGCGATCATGCTCGCTGACATGCCCGTGATTGAAGTGCATTTGACAAACATCTTTGCCCGTGAAGAATTCCGCAAGGTATCCCACACCGGTGCCGTGAGCGCGGGTGTTGTGACCGGCTTTGGGGCGTTTGGTTACCATGTCGCCATGATTGCGATGATGCAAATTTTGGCTGAAATTAAAGCGATTAAAGAAAGCCAAGCCAACCAACAACTTGAGGCAAAAGAGTAG
- a CDS encoding methyl-accepting chemotaxis protein, translated as MIDDRLSVSQKLFGGFTIVIMLMVVVACVGTIRVRSINSILTELTDYNAVKQRYAINMRGSVHDRSVAIRDAILAQNAAYYQTQVSLIQKLNVDYRQNKENMADMFARIPEKVNDRERQLATNINVIEARTMPKIQEALILARKDERAAAKILENGLAADFTNWLAAVNAFIDYEEYLNQQLTPKARNIASRFSFLMFVLTFVMTAAGFGIAFLIARNIRGSLGAEPTQIRKVVAAIAKGDLSKEVQTRFKYSALDAIGEMQSSMVHIIKQISQSSSDISRKSLLVSDLSKVSMDNANKQEAMTTQLIANMQDVQSSIQDVEAIVEQTEANSTQSVELSKKGKEAMEDMAAGMARITSGVENSAAQIQSLDQHAQNIGHSTELIQGIADQTNLLALNAAIEAARAGEHGRGFAVVADEIRKLAEHTGEATKEIDHIIQLIQEETKKSVASMENMVTEVRKGQEHVNEAVGALETIYDKAANSLEDTKKVVAHSHNQHSQIEEIAKKVAQIAQMAAEVSKSMVGNTKEVGALEETAQNLQKLVHNFTL; from the coding sequence ATGATCGATGACAGGTTGAGTGTTTCTCAAAAGCTTTTTGGGGGGTTTACCATTGTCATCATGTTGATGGTGGTGGTGGCTTGTGTGGGGACTATTAGGGTGCGTAGCATCAACAGTATCTTAACCGAGCTCACCGACTACAACGCTGTGAAGCAACGCTACGCCATCAACATGCGTGGCAGTGTACACGACCGCTCCGTTGCCATTAGAGATGCAATCTTAGCCCAAAATGCTGCTTATTACCAAACCCAAGTAAGTTTGATCCAAAAACTCAATGTAGATTATAGACAGAACAAAGAAAACATGGCAGACATGTTTGCACGAATCCCCGAAAAGGTGAACGATCGCGAACGGCAATTAGCAACAAATATCAATGTCATTGAAGCCCGTACCATGCCCAAAATCCAAGAAGCTCTCATTTTAGCGCGCAAGGATGAACGGGCGGCTGCAAAAATCTTAGAAAATGGTTTGGCTGCAGACTTCACAAATTGGCTTGCCGCCGTGAACGCTTTCATTGACTATGAAGAGTATTTAAACCAACAGCTCACCCCTAAGGCGCGCAACATCGCCAGCCGCTTCAGTTTTTTAATGTTTGTGCTCACTTTTGTGATGACAGCGGCGGGGTTTGGGATCGCCTTTTTGATCGCCCGCAACATAAGAGGCTCTTTGGGAGCCGAACCTACCCAAATCCGTAAAGTGGTCGCGGCCATCGCTAAGGGCGATTTGTCTAAAGAGGTGCAGACTCGTTTTAAATACAGTGCACTGGATGCGATCGGCGAAATGCAAAGCTCTATGGTGCACATCATCAAGCAAATCAGCCAATCCTCTAGCGACATATCCAGAAAGTCGTTGCTGGTGTCGGATTTGTCCAAGGTGTCTATGGACAATGCCAACAAACAAGAGGCCATGACCACCCAGCTCATCGCCAACATGCAAGATGTGCAAAGCAGCATTCAGGATGTGGAAGCGATTGTGGAGCAGACAGAGGCCAACTCTACACAGAGTGTGGAGCTGAGTAAAAAAGGCAAAGAGGCGATGGAGGACATGGCAGCGGGTATGGCACGAATCACCAGTGGGGTGGAGAACTCGGCCGCGCAAATCCAATCCTTAGATCAGCACGCCCAAAACATCGGGCACAGCACCGAGCTCATCCAAGGCATCGCCGACCAAACGAATTTATTGGCCCTCAATGCCGCCATTGAAGCCGCCAGAGCCGGGGAGCACGGCAGAGGCTTTGCGGTGGTCGCCGATGAGATTCGTAAACTCGCCGAACACACGGGCGAGGCCACCAAAGAGATCGATCACATCATCCAGCTCATCCAAGAGGAGACCAAAAAATCTGTCGCCAGCATGGAGAATATGGTGACAGAGGTGCGCAAGGGGCAAGAACATGTGAACGAGGCAGTGGGGGCACTAGAAACGATTTATGACAAAGCGGCAAACTCCCTAGAGGACACTAAAAAGGTCGTGGCACACTCGCACAACCAGCACAGCCAAATTGAGGAGATCGCCAAAAAGGTCGCCCAAATCGCCCAAATGGCGGCTGAGGTGTCCAAATCAATGGTGGGCAACACCAAAGAAGTGGGTGCGCTAGAAGAAACCGCCCAAAATTTACAAAAACTTGTGCATAACTTCACACTTTAG
- a CDS encoding P-loop NTPase: MKHNQASGLEHIMEPQSIFNKRGKTKFVAVTSGKGGVGKSTISANLAYSLFKSGYKVGVLDADIGLANLDIIFGIKTTKNILHALRGEVHFSEVIYPLEEGFYLVPGDSGEEIFKYVSQDILDSFVDETKLLDDLDYMIIDTGAGIGEFTQAFLRASDCVVVITTSDPAAITDAYTTIKVNSKTKDDAFVLVNMVDSAEKALQIFGGIQRVAKENIPHMNLNYLGNIQNSNAVRRSIKDRKLLCKSEPFDAFSLSMGQIVKILTLKLEQGVIETPKDNFIGFFKRLLRYL; this comes from the coding sequence ATGAAACACAACCAAGCCAGCGGTTTAGAACACATCATGGAGCCGCAGAGCATTTTTAACAAAAGGGGCAAGACCAAGTTTGTGGCGGTGACTTCGGGCAAGGGGGGCGTGGGTAAAAGCACGATCAGTGCGAATTTAGCCTACAGCTTGTTTAAAAGTGGCTATAAGGTGGGGGTTTTAGACGCGGACATTGGGCTAGCGAATTTAGACATCATCTTTGGCATCAAGACCACAAAAAATATTTTGCACGCTTTGCGGGGGGAAGTGCATTTTAGCGAGGTGATCTACCCGCTTGAAGAGGGCTTTTACTTAGTGCCCGGGGATAGCGGCGAAGAGATTTTTAAATATGTGAGCCAAGACATCTTGGATAGTTTCGTGGATGAAACCAAACTACTAGACGACTTGGATTATATGATCATCGACACGGGGGCGGGCATTGGCGAATTTACGCAAGCTTTTTTAAGGGCGAGCGATTGCGTTGTGGTGATCACCACCTCCGATCCAGCCGCGATCACCGATGCCTACACCACGATCAAAGTCAATTCCAAGACCAAGGACGATGCCTTTGTGCTGGTGAATATGGTCGATTCGGCAGAAAAAGCCTTGCAAATCTTTGGGGGGATCCAAAGGGTCGCTAAAGAGAACATCCCCCATATGAATTTAAACTATCTGGGCAATATCCAAAACAGCAATGCTGTAAGACGCTCCATCAAAGACCGCAAATTGCTCTGCAAGAGCGAGCCTTTCGACGCCTTTTCGCTGTCCATGGGGCAGATTGTGAAAATTTTAACCTTAAAACTTGAGCAGGGCGTGATCGAAACCCCCAAGGACAATTTCATCGGGTTTTTCAAACGCTTACTTAGGTATCTGTGA
- a CDS encoding aminopeptidase P family protein: MAHFTTDENAQYFACGYSCDHAVFLQLKGEAFFITDARYTLEARANIKNAEVIEASDLWRAVVEKIPSSLKELYFDPAQVSVQAYRHLQEALPNLKLVGDPDHHRKQRIVKTPEQVALLKKAQELNRGAFDAFAKYLHTADTPSEHFLQFKVKEFLTHSGEFDLSFEPIVAVNANAAKPHALPSKDPLKEGDLLLVDVGLKYERYCADRTRTAQFNKGFGFSKEQRFKDQELQKIYAVVQKAQEYTIENLRAGMTGKEIDSLARGVIEKAGYGAYFAHSTGHGIGLDIHELPFISQRSQTIIEEGMVFSIEPGIYIPGKYGVRIEDLVVVQGSRAVVL; encoded by the coding sequence TTGGCGCATTTCACCACCGATGAAAACGCCCAATACTTCGCTTGCGGCTACAGTTGCGACCATGCGGTTTTTCTACAGCTTAAGGGAGAGGCGTTTTTCATCACCGATGCCCGCTACACTTTAGAGGCACGCGCAAACATTAAAAACGCTGAGGTGATCGAGGCTAGTGATTTGTGGCGGGCGGTGGTGGAGAAAATCCCAAGCAGTCTTAAAGAGCTTTACTTCGACCCCGCCCAAGTGAGTGTACAAGCTTACAGACACTTGCAAGAGGCACTCCCAAATCTTAAGCTTGTGGGCGATCCAGACCACCACCGTAAACAAAGGATCGTCAAGACTCCCGAGCAGGTGGCTTTGCTGAAAAAAGCGCAAGAACTCAACAGAGGGGCGTTTGATGCCTTTGCTAAATATCTGCACACCGCGGATACACCTAGCGAACATTTTTTACAATTCAAAGTCAAAGAGTTTTTAACCCACAGCGGAGAGTTTGACTTGAGTTTTGAGCCCATTGTGGCGGTGAACGCCAATGCCGCTAAACCCCACGCCTTGCCCTCAAAAGACCCCCTAAAAGAAGGGGATTTGCTCTTAGTGGATGTGGGCTTGAAGTATGAACGCTACTGCGCCGATCGCACCCGCACGGCACAATTTAACAAGGGTTTTGGCTTTTCAAAAGAGCAAAGATTTAAAGACCAAGAATTGCAAAAAATTTACGCTGTGGTGCAAAAAGCGCAAGAATACACCATTGAAAATTTAAGAGCGGGCATGACAGGCAAAGAGATCGACAGCTTAGCTAGAGGGGTGATTGAAAAGGCCGGTTATGGGGCGTATTTTGCGCACAGCACAGGGCATGGGATTGGGCTAGACATCCACGAATTGCCCTTCATCTCCCAAAGAAGCCAGACCATCATAGAGGAGGGCATGGTGTTTTCGATTGAGCCGGGGATTTATATCCCGGGCAAATATGGGGTGCGGATTGAGGATTTGGTGGTCGTGCAAGGCTCAAGAGCTGTCGTGTTGTGA
- the dnaJ gene encoding molecular chaperone DnaJ, producing MDYYELLGVDKGASKEDIKKAFKQLARKYHPDYNPDNPEAEEKFKQISEAYGVLSDDSKRQIYDRYGKEGLQGRGMGGFNDLSDIFADLFGEDSLFSNAFGFGKRQQSKISRDVLVGLELSFKEAVFGCKKSVDLEYKAFCVDCQGSGAKDNKMQACKACQGRGQTFVQQGFMTLASTCPKCQGSGQVAVEKCTACKGEGFKVQKESFELDVPEGIDNKNRIRVPNRGNEYQRGVRGDLYLEAVVGQDEHFLRDGAHIYIEVPVFFTSIPLGSKIMVPSLKNELELQIPPNTKDRAQFVFKNEGVRDIQTGRYGNLVAVLKILYPEKLTEKQRTLLTQLHESFGFESEPYKNVFEVCYSKVKQWLQDLVKK from the coding sequence GTGGATTATTACGAACTCTTGGGCGTGGACAAAGGGGCGAGCAAAGAAGACATTAAAAAGGCATTTAAGCAACTCGCCCGTAAATACCATCCCGATTACAACCCAGACAACCCAGAGGCCGAAGAGAAGTTTAAACAAATCAGCGAGGCTTATGGGGTGCTTAGCGACGATTCAAAACGACAAATCTATGACCGCTACGGCAAAGAGGGCCTGCAGGGGCGTGGCATGGGGGGCTTTAATGATTTGAGCGACATTTTTGCCGACTTGTTCGGGGAGGATTCGCTCTTTTCTAACGCCTTTGGTTTTGGCAAACGCCAGCAGAGCAAAATCTCTAGAGATGTACTTGTGGGCTTAGAGCTTAGTTTTAAAGAGGCGGTCTTTGGCTGTAAAAAAAGCGTGGATTTGGAATATAAAGCTTTTTGTGTGGATTGTCAGGGCAGTGGGGCGAAAGACAATAAAATGCAAGCCTGCAAGGCATGTCAAGGCCGGGGGCAAACTTTCGTGCAACAAGGTTTTATGACCTTAGCTAGTACTTGCCCCAAGTGTCAGGGCAGCGGACAAGTGGCTGTGGAGAAATGCACGGCGTGTAAAGGGGAGGGCTTTAAGGTGCAAAAAGAAAGCTTTGAGCTCGATGTGCCCGAGGGCATTGACAATAAAAACCGCATTAGAGTGCCTAATCGGGGCAATGAGTACCAAAGGGGGGTTAGGGGGGATTTGTATTTAGAAGCCGTGGTGGGACAGGACGAGCATTTTTTACGCGATGGCGCACACATTTACATCGAAGTGCCTGTGTTTTTCACTTCTATCCCGCTAGGTTCTAAAATCATGGTGCCTTCTTTGAAAAACGAGCTGGAGTTGCAAATCCCCCCAAACACAAAGGACCGGGCGCAATTTGTGTTTAAAAATGAGGGGGTGAGAGACATCCAAACGGGGCGTTATGGCAATTTGGTCGCTGTGCTTAAAATCCTTTACCCCGAAAAGCTCACAGAGAAACAACGCACGCTTTTGACACAATTACACGAAAGTTTTGGGTTTGAAAGCGAGCCTTATAAAAATGTGTTTGAAGTGTGTTACAGCAAGGTCAAGCAATGGTTGCAAGACCTAGTGAAAAAATAG
- the fliM gene encoding flagellar motor switch protein FliM, with amino-acid sequence MADILSQEEIDALLEVVDEGDDVNTLQKHEILPQKQITLYDFKRPNRVSKEQLRSFRSIHDKMARSLSSQVSAIMRSIVEIQLHSVDQMTYGEFLMSLPSPTSFNVFSMKPVGGNGVLEVNPSIVFPMIDRLLGGKGSAYEQMREFSDIELNLLDTILKQVMQILKDIWSPVTEFYPTIDAKESSANVVQIVAQNEIVIMVVMEIVIGHSRGMMNLCYPVISIEGILSKMGNRDVMLTETSSKKSRNKELQALVGGASVDVSAFLGGVQLTLKEVLDLVVGDTIRLNKVANDVVVVNIDKKERYLATVGYKGYRKTIQIKEVIQTEKDKVKEILEVLENQRKIKIGNIKEEEE; translated from the coding sequence ATGGCTGATATTTTAAGTCAAGAGGAGATCGATGCCCTTTTAGAAGTGGTGGATGAGGGCGATGATGTCAACACGCTGCAAAAACACGAAATCCTGCCCCAAAAACAGATCACCCTCTACGACTTCAAACGCCCCAATCGGGTGAGCAAGGAGCAACTCCGCTCCTTTAGAAGCATCCACGACAAAATGGCAAGGAGCTTGTCTAGCCAAGTGTCGGCAATCATGCGTTCCATCGTGGAAATTCAGTTGCACAGCGTGGATCAAATGACCTATGGGGAGTTTTTGATGAGCTTGCCCAGCCCCACCAGCTTTAATGTCTTCTCCATGAAGCCCGTGGGGGGCAATGGGGTCTTAGAGGTCAACCCCAGCATTGTCTTTCCCATGATCGATCGCCTGCTCGGGGGCAAGGGGAGTGCCTATGAGCAAATGCGTGAGTTTAGCGACATTGAGCTGAATCTCTTAGACACGATTTTAAAGCAGGTCATGCAAATCTTAAAAGACATTTGGAGTCCTGTTACGGAGTTTTACCCCACAATCGATGCCAAAGAGTCGAGTGCGAATGTGGTGCAAATCGTGGCACAAAATGAAATCGTCATCATGGTGGTGATGGAGATTGTGATCGGGCATTCTAGAGGCATGATGAACTTGTGCTACCCCGTGATCTCCATTGAGGGGATTCTCTCTAAAATGGGCAACCGCGATGTGATGCTCACAGAAACCAGCTCCAAAAAAAGCCGTAATAAAGAATTGCAAGCTCTGGTGGGGGGGGCGAGTGTGGATGTGTCGGCGTTCTTAGGGGGCGTGCAACTCACCTTAAAAGAAGTGCTGGATTTGGTCGTGGGAGACACGATTCGCTTAAACAAAGTGGCAAACGATGTGGTGGTGGTGAACATTGACAAAAAAGAACGCTATTTGGCCACAGTGGGCTACAAGGGTTACCGCAAAACCATCCAAATCAAAGAAGTGATCCAAACCGAAAAAGACAAGGTTAAAGAAATCTTAGAAGTGCTGGAAAACCAAAGAAAAATCAAAATCGGCAACATTAAGGAAGAAGAAGAATGA
- the fliY gene encoding flagellar motor switch protein FliY — protein sequence MISDFLKLFVQEFTTTISGLLGKTPEVELKNEISVGDFIFIEHASVAIHVTPNANLTITLAIPVAMATALADLIVGGEGTSKETLEADDLDAIKEIGANVFGALSTALKSQETLPKLGFETEGAVFAHDASSLDPYSDGFEFGFKLDALESSFFIFCGGVFLDIFNKKEVPQNVPKGRPAPAAPSIPVVQRAERADGDHSLEQLEIRNINMLLDIKLNVRVRIGQKKMILKDVVSMDIGSVVELNQMVNDPLEILVDDKVIAKGEVVIVDGNFGIQITDIGSKKDRLEQLKNS from the coding sequence ATGATCAGCGATTTTTTAAAGCTCTTTGTGCAAGAGTTCACCACCACCATCAGCGGCTTGCTGGGCAAAACCCCCGAGGTGGAGCTGAAAAACGAAATCTCTGTGGGGGATTTTATCTTCATAGAACATGCTTCCGTGGCCATCCATGTTACCCCTAACGCAAACTTAACAATCACCTTAGCGATCCCTGTAGCGATGGCGACAGCCCTAGCGGATTTAATAGTTGGCGGGGAGGGGACTTCTAAGGAAACTTTAGAGGCGGACGACTTAGACGCGATCAAAGAGATCGGCGCAAATGTCTTTGGGGCTCTAAGCACGGCTTTAAAATCTCAAGAAACCCTGCCAAAACTGGGTTTTGAAACAGAGGGGGCGGTCTTTGCCCACGATGCGTCCTCACTCGATCCCTACAGCGATGGTTTTGAATTTGGCTTTAAACTAGACGCTTTGGAGTCGAGTTTCTTTATTTTCTGTGGGGGGGTGTTTTTAGACATTTTCAATAAAAAAGAAGTCCCTCAAAATGTCCCCAAAGGTCGCCCCGCCCCTGCAGCACCTAGTATCCCTGTAGTACAACGAGCGGAGCGCGCCGATGGCGATCACTCCTTAGAACAGCTAGAAATCCGCAACATCAACATGCTCTTAGACATCAAGCTCAATGTCAGGGTGCGCATCGGGCAGAAAAAGATGATCCTCAAAGATGTGGTGTCTATGGACATCGGCAGCGTGGTGGAGCTCAACCAAATGGTCAATGACCCCTTAGAAATTCTCGTAGACGATAAAGTGATCGCTAAGGGGGAAGTGGTGATCGTGGATGGCAACTTTGGCATCCAAATCACCGACATCGGCAGTAAAAAGGATCGCCTAGAGCAACTCAAAAACAGCTAG
- the folK gene encoding 2-amino-4-hydroxy-6-hydroxymethyldihydropteridine diphosphokinase: protein MQTVVYSPFYPKKCKRVLRLKNSVVWGIGSNEGASGAVLERLWRWLSNNRMFSSLHSSPLYINPPFGYTAQNDFYNATLVFTTRWSLNQLLGLLFYLERRFGRKRQRAFKNAPRTLDIDMIFYNRVVYKQAHLNLPHPQWDKRPSVTLPLFLQALVWRQA, encoded by the coding sequence GTGCAAACCGTGGTCTACTCCCCTTTTTACCCTAAAAAATGCAAGCGGGTTTTGCGTTTAAAAAACAGCGTGGTGTGGGGCATTGGGAGCAATGAGGGCGCGTCTGGGGCGGTCTTGGAAAGATTATGGCGGTGGCTCTCTAACAACCGCATGTTTTCTAGCCTACATTCTTCGCCCCTTTACATCAATCCGCCCTTTGGCTACACGGCACAAAACGACTTTTACAACGCCACGCTGGTGTTCACGACTCGCTGGAGTTTAAACCAACTCTTAGGGCTTTTGTTTTATTTAGAACGCCGGTTCGGGCGCAAACGGCAACGCGCCTTTAAAAATGCACCGAGGACTTTAGACATCGACATGATCTTTTACAACCGCGTGGTTTACAAGCAGGCCCATTTGAACCTGCCCCACCCTCAATGGGACAAACGCCCCTCTGTAACTCTACCCTTATTCTTACAAGCCCTAGTATGGAGGCAAGCGTGA